From Alkalidesulfovibrio alkalitolerans DSM 16529, a single genomic window includes:
- a CDS encoding 3-dehydroquinate synthase II, which yields MRRVIFRAVPFAKDDVTTALESGVDAVLCEPERADDVRALGRVSVLTPADYEVVRIEDKSDEERAASALSQGRAVLIEAPWEIIPMENLLAVAGNPGSGALAAEARSLDEARLAAGVLERGVAQVVVTPEGAGELSRIVAELKLSRGAVDLVPARVVAVRNVGLGHRVCVDTLSVLARGQGLLTGNSSGFTFLVHAETESNPYVAARPFRVNAGAVHAYVFMADGRTRYLEELRGGDEVLVASADGSTRTAVVGRAKVEIRPMLAFEAEVDGRRGGVFLQNAETIRLVRPDGSPVSVVEIKEGDEVLVRLDKAGRHFGMAVDEEIVEA from the coding sequence ATGCGCCGCGTGATCTTTCGGGCCGTTCCTTTCGCCAAGGATGACGTGACCACGGCCCTTGAGAGCGGCGTGGACGCCGTGCTCTGCGAGCCCGAGCGGGCCGACGACGTGCGCGCCCTGGGCCGGGTGAGCGTGCTTACGCCCGCCGATTACGAGGTCGTGCGCATCGAGGACAAGTCCGACGAGGAGCGCGCCGCGAGCGCCCTTTCGCAGGGGCGAGCCGTGCTCATCGAGGCTCCCTGGGAGATCATCCCCATGGAGAACCTGCTGGCCGTGGCCGGAAACCCCGGCAGCGGCGCGCTGGCCGCCGAGGCCCGCAGCCTCGACGAGGCGCGGCTCGCGGCCGGGGTGCTCGAACGCGGCGTCGCGCAAGTGGTGGTCACGCCCGAGGGCGCGGGCGAGCTCTCGCGCATCGTGGCCGAGCTGAAGCTCTCGCGCGGCGCGGTGGATCTCGTGCCCGCACGGGTCGTGGCCGTGCGAAACGTCGGCCTGGGGCATCGCGTCTGCGTGGACACCCTCTCGGTGCTGGCGCGCGGGCAGGGGCTGCTCACGGGCAACTCATCGGGCTTCACCTTCCTCGTGCACGCCGAGACCGAATCCAACCCCTACGTGGCCGCGCGGCCCTTCAGGGTCAATGCTGGGGCCGTGCATGCCTACGTCTTCATGGCCGACGGCCGGACCCGCTATCTGGAGGAACTGCGCGGCGGCGACGAGGTGCTCGTGGCCTCTGCCGACGGCTCCACGCGCACGGCCGTGGTCGGCCGCGCCAAGGTCGAGATCCGGCCCATGCTGGCCTTCGAGGCCGAGGTGGACGGCAGGCGCGGCGGCGTCTTTTTGCAGAACGCGGAGACCATCCGCCTGGTGCGGCCCGACGGCTCGCCCGTGAGCGTGGTGGAGATCAAGGAAGGCGACGAGGTGCTCGTGCGCCTGGACAAGGCCGGACGCCATTTCGGCATGGCCGTTGACGAGGAGATCGTGGAAGCATGA
- the pheA gene encoding prephenate dehydratase: protein MNPDDVKPEARAEKGRDETRGEGRIADETVLSAVRREIDAIDEDILELLNRRARVSRRVGRIKAGGSGQVFKPGREEKLLEKLGRMNQGPLPDEHLRAIYREIISSSRSLQRTISVVYLGPEGTFSHFAGLSYLGASSEYTPRPHIEGVFASVASGEADLGVIPIENSLQGAVGQSLDCLMKYGVHVQAELFARISHCLMAKGGELSDVRRVLSHPQPLEQCGGWLRANLPGAELLPVESTAAAARKVAAGRGQGSAAIGHPRLAAMTGLNVLAAPIEDYPDNWTRFFVISRAANKPGPENAKTSIIFTTPDKPGALAGVLDVLAAQDVNLSKLESRPVKGEKWRYAFFADLECDLGREDNAAALAGLADACASLKVLGAYPRGPLLDTKPDSAAAPEDA, encoded by the coding sequence ATGAACCCCGATGACGTGAAACCCGAGGCGCGGGCCGAGAAAGGCCGCGACGAGACGCGCGGCGAGGGCCGCATCGCGGACGAGACCGTGCTTTCGGCCGTGCGGCGCGAGATCGACGCCATCGACGAGGATATCCTCGAACTCTTGAACCGCCGCGCGCGCGTCTCGCGCCGCGTGGGGCGCATCAAGGCGGGCGGCTCGGGGCAGGTCTTCAAGCCCGGCCGCGAGGAGAAGTTGCTCGAAAAGCTCGGCCGCATGAACCAGGGGCCGCTGCCCGACGAACACCTTCGGGCCATCTACCGCGAGATCATCTCCTCCTCGCGCAGCCTGCAGCGCACCATTTCCGTGGTCTATCTCGGGCCCGAGGGCACGTTCTCGCATTTCGCTGGGCTCAGCTATCTCGGCGCGTCCTCGGAGTACACGCCGCGTCCGCACATCGAGGGCGTCTTCGCCTCCGTGGCCTCGGGCGAGGCCGACCTGGGCGTCATCCCCATCGAGAATTCGCTGCAAGGGGCCGTGGGCCAGAGCCTGGACTGCCTCATGAAATACGGCGTCCACGTGCAGGCCGAGCTCTTCGCGCGCATCAGCCATTGCCTGATGGCCAAGGGCGGCGAACTCTCCGACGTGCGCCGCGTGCTCTCGCATCCGCAGCCGCTGGAGCAGTGCGGCGGCTGGTTGCGCGCCAACCTGCCCGGAGCCGAGCTTTTGCCCGTGGAGAGCACGGCCGCGGCCGCGCGCAAGGTGGCGGCCGGACGGGGCCAGGGCAGCGCGGCCATCGGCCATCCGCGCCTTGCGGCCATGACCGGGCTGAACGTGCTGGCCGCGCCCATCGAGGACTATCCCGACAACTGGACGCGCTTTTTCGTGATCTCTCGCGCGGCCAACAAGCCGGGGCCGGAAAACGCCAAGACATCGATCATCTTCACCACGCCCGACAAGCCCGGCGCGCTGGCCGGAGTCCTGGACGTCCTGGCCGCGCAGGACGTCAACCTCTCCAAGCTCGAATCGCGGCCGGTCAAGGGCGAGAAGTGGAGATACGCCTTCTTCGCGGACCTCGAATGCGATCTGGGCCGCGAGGACAACGCCGCCGCGCTGGCCGGGCTGGCAGACGCCTGCGCGAGCCTCAAAGTGCTCGGCGCATACCCCAGGGGGCCGCTTTTGGACACCAAGCCGGATTCGGCCGCCGCACCGGAGGACGCATGA
- the aroA gene encoding 3-phosphoshikimate 1-carboxyvinyltransferase, which produces MNAVTITAPPSKSLSHRALIAAGLANGVSRIANVLRSVDLSVTRACLEAGGVRIAELDGGDFEVVGRPGGLCGGPLRGGDAPVVLDVHESGTTCRLLTAVAAAGHGVFEVRGAPRMHERPIGSLATALHSLGAEVQWLEKPGFPPLRVLTDGLRGGLAQVSLDESSQYLSGLLLAAPLAERAVVLEIAGQKVVSWPYVSLTLQVMEDFGCRFQVLARRGETFAPIAWREVAEARPGELRLAVEPSSYTPRAYSVEGDWSSASYFLAAGAIGPAPVTVRGIRPDSAQGDRAMLDILAAFGADIARGEDHVTIAPAGLRGIEVDMGRCPDLVPTVAALAAFAEGETVIRNVAHLRIKESDRLEAAAENLRRAGATAEVFADGIRVARGAFRTGGIDFATFGDHRMAMSASLYGLAGIEVRLDDPGCVSKSFPGFFAEWARVMAGRGA; this is translated from the coding sequence ATGAACGCCGTGACCATCACCGCACCGCCGTCCAAGTCTCTTTCCCATCGCGCGCTCATCGCCGCGGGCCTGGCCAACGGCGTGAGTCGCATCGCCAACGTCCTGCGCAGCGTGGACCTCTCCGTGACCCGGGCCTGCCTGGAGGCGGGCGGGGTGCGCATCGCCGAACTCGACGGCGGCGACTTCGAGGTCGTGGGCCGTCCGGGCGGGCTGTGCGGCGGCCCCCTGCGCGGCGGCGACGCGCCCGTGGTCCTGGACGTGCACGAGTCCGGCACTACCTGCCGCCTGCTGACCGCCGTGGCCGCGGCCGGGCACGGCGTCTTCGAGGTGCGCGGCGCGCCGCGCATGCACGAGCGGCCCATCGGCTCGCTGGCCACGGCCCTGCACAGCCTGGGCGCGGAGGTGCAGTGGCTGGAGAAGCCCGGCTTTCCGCCGCTGCGCGTGCTCACCGACGGCCTGCGGGGCGGGCTGGCCCAGGTCTCGCTCGACGAGTCGAGCCAGTACCTCTCCGGGCTGCTTCTGGCCGCGCCGTTGGCCGAGCGCGCCGTGGTCCTGGAGATCGCGGGGCAAAAGGTCGTCTCCTGGCCCTACGTCTCCTTGACCTTGCAGGTCATGGAGGATTTCGGCTGCCGCTTCCAGGTCCTGGCGCGCCGGGGCGAAACCTTCGCGCCCATCGCCTGGCGCGAGGTGGCCGAGGCCAGGCCCGGCGAACTGAGGCTGGCCGTGGAGCCCTCGTCCTACACGCCGCGCGCCTACTCCGTGGAGGGCGACTGGTCCAGCGCCTCCTACTTCCTGGCCGCAGGGGCCATCGGCCCCGCGCCGGTCACGGTGCGCGGCATTCGGCCCGACTCGGCCCAGGGCGACCGGGCCATGCTGGACATCCTGGCCGCCTTCGGCGCGGACATCGCGCGCGGCGAGGACCATGTGACCATCGCTCCGGCCGGGCTTCGCGGCATCGAGGTGGACATGGGCCGCTGCCCGGACCTCGTGCCCACGGTCGCGGCCCTGGCCGCTTTCGCCGAAGGCGAGACCGTGATCAGGAACGTGGCCCACCTGCGCATCAAGGAGTCCGACAGGCTCGAAGCGGCGGCCGAGAACCTGCGCCGCGCCGGGGCCACTGCCGAAGTCTTCGCGGACGGCATCCGCGTCGCGCGCGGCGCATTCAGGACGGGCGGCATCGACTTCGCCACCTTCGGCGACCACCGCATGGCCATGAGCGCGAGCCTTTACGGGCTTGCGGGCATCGAGGTCCGCCTGGACGATCCGGGCTGCGTGTCCAAGTCCTTCCCCGGCTTCTTCGCCGAGTGGGCCAGGGTCATGGCCGGGAGGGGCGCGTGA